One window of the Chitinophaga niabensis genome contains the following:
- a CDS encoding RNA polymerase sigma factor, with translation MNQLRTSKIEKNWHLLAGGDREGLYECFDLFYDDLFRLGVALYRDVDLVQGCINELFLELWKIRERLKEVQNIQQYVITIFKRLLYKAANGVKVVLFDEAAHMELTQASYEEMLIAFQTDEGLKAKLQVAMKQLSGRQMQLVQMRFYEGRGFKEMAEATGLTERTIYNTLHNALQVLRKEMD, from the coding sequence ATGAACCAGCTTCGTACGTCAAAGATTGAAAAGAACTGGCACCTGCTTGCCGGAGGGGACCGTGAGGGCCTTTACGAGTGCTTTGATCTTTTCTATGACGACCTTTTCAGGCTGGGCGTTGCCCTTTACCGCGATGTGGACCTTGTTCAGGGATGTATCAATGAGCTCTTCCTGGAGTTATGGAAGATCAGGGAGCGCCTGAAGGAGGTACAGAATATCCAGCAATATGTGATCACCATCTTCAAACGCCTCCTTTATAAAGCCGCTAATGGCGTTAAAGTGGTTTTGTTTGATGAAGCAGCACATATGGAGTTGACACAGGCCTCTTATGAAGAGATGCTCATTGCCTTCCAAACGGATGAAGGGTTGAAGGCAAAACTCCAGGTGGCCATGAAACAATTATCCGGACGGCAGATGCAATTGGTGCAGATGCGGTTTTATGAAGGAAGGGGATTCAAAGAGATGGCGGAAGCAACCGGGCTCACTGAACGAACGATCTATAATACCTTACATAATGCGTTGCAGGTGTTAAGGAAGGAAATGGATTAA
- the aspA gene encoding aspartate ammonia-lyase, translating into MAQRVEHDFLGEKEIPKDVYYGIQTLRAIENFHITGIQMKSEPIFVQALGYVKKAAAQANADLGALDKGIAAAIVKASDRLINGEFLDQFPTDLIQGGAGTSVNMNANEVIANVALEMMGKDKGNYDFCHPNNHVNCSQSTNDAYPTAFRIALINKLTAYSDSLRELADSFHAKGQEFSQVLKMGRTQLQDAVPMSMGDEFMAFATNLREELSRIEDSKRLISEVNMGATAIGTGVNAPKGYAELVIKYLNKASGLSLSLATDLIEATYDTGAYVQLSGVLKRTAVKVSKICNDLRLLSSGPRCGLNEINLPPMQPGSSIMPGKVNPVIPEVVNQTAFYVIGADLTLTLAAEAGQLQLNVMEPVIGFSLFTSITYMTNACNTLREKCVVGITANATRTQEMVMQSIGIVTQLNPIIGYEKSAAIAKEALETGKSVHDIAVKEKKLVTQEKWDEIFTFENLIRPKFINS; encoded by the coding sequence ATGGCACAACGTGTTGAGCATGATTTTTTGGGTGAAAAAGAAATCCCTAAGGATGTCTATTATGGCATTCAAACCCTTCGTGCAATTGAGAATTTTCATATTACAGGCATCCAGATGAAAAGCGAGCCCATATTTGTGCAGGCACTGGGTTATGTGAAGAAAGCAGCTGCACAGGCCAATGCAGACCTTGGTGCATTGGATAAAGGAATTGCAGCCGCCATCGTAAAGGCCAGCGACCGTTTGATCAACGGAGAATTCCTGGACCAGTTCCCGACAGACCTGATACAAGGGGGGGCAGGTACTTCCGTGAACATGAATGCCAATGAAGTGATCGCGAATGTAGCACTGGAGATGATGGGAAAAGATAAAGGTAATTACGATTTCTGCCATCCCAATAACCATGTGAACTGTTCGCAATCCACAAATGATGCTTACCCTACCGCATTCCGCATTGCATTGATCAATAAGCTCACAGCGTATAGCGATAGCCTGCGTGAGCTGGCAGATTCCTTTCATGCAAAAGGCCAGGAATTCAGCCAGGTATTAAAAATGGGGCGTACGCAATTACAGGATGCCGTGCCCATGAGCATGGGCGATGAGTTCATGGCTTTTGCTACCAATCTGCGGGAAGAACTATCCCGCATAGAAGACAGCAAACGCCTTATCTCTGAAGTGAATATGGGCGCCACGGCCATTGGTACCGGTGTGAATGCGCCTAAAGGATATGCAGAACTGGTGATCAAATATCTCAATAAAGCAAGCGGCCTCAGTCTTTCCCTGGCCACCGATCTGATAGAGGCCACTTACGATACAGGGGCTTACGTTCAATTGTCCGGCGTACTGAAACGTACTGCCGTGAAAGTTTCCAAGATCTGTAATGATCTTCGCCTCTTGTCTTCCGGGCCGCGTTGCGGATTGAATGAGATCAATCTGCCACCCATGCAACCCGGCTCCTCCATCATGCCAGGCAAAGTGAATCCCGTGATCCCTGAAGTGGTGAATCAAACAGCATTTTATGTGATCGGGGCAGATCTTACTTTAACCCTCGCTGCAGAAGCAGGGCAGTTGCAACTGAATGTAATGGAGCCCGTGATAGGCTTTTCGCTCTTCACTTCCATCACTTATATGACCAATGCCTGCAATACCCTGCGCGAGAAATGTGTAGTGGGTATTACAGCCAATGCCACCCGCACACAGGAAATGGTGATGCAGAGTATTGGCATTGTAACCCAGCTGAATCCCATCATTGGTTATGAAAAATCTGCGGCCATTGCCAAGGAGGCCCTGGAAACAGGCAAGTCCGTACATGATATTGCCGTGAAAGAAAAGAAATTGGTAACGCAGGAAAAATGGGATGAGATCTTCACATTCGAGAATCTCATCCGCCCTAAGTTTATCAATAGTTAG
- a CDS encoding SusD/RagB family nutrient-binding outer membrane lipoprotein — MKRYYNSLLYLCLALVTGLMSCDDFGDMNVNPTKSSNMDPALQLALIQARFSGDLESNERVGTFNCMPMVQQLGGAWACQYGGFYVKQQQYMSILWELNYPNDILNIADAVNRSKDDPKKQNLHNICRIMKVYVFARLTDLYGDIPYSEASSGYSKGIVHPKYDKQADIYDDFFKELTEASTALDPAKDQVAQDQFYKGDIAAWKKFANSLHLRLAMRLVKRDENKAKAEVQKAFARGVFSKNEDVCKMTHENVQNNYEDVRGNGLSASINQGELVPYRYNQVFINALRNTNDPRLEHMARYYIDIPYKFMERLDVTEQVRAVVGYTGCNNGDFVWDDWKSTFTITVPGRGDFEIGNNGQKIQLANFLIANNAPFLHLTYAETELLLAEACFRWGLNLNGDYTTHYNNGIEAGIRQLSFYPGGPTIETAKITQYKADNVLAPGRELQMINHQLWVVLFMNGPEAYANWRRSGFPQLTPGYKPGYSNINTIPRRFEYPLSEKEQNKVNYDKALQDMGGNDDWTARVWWDKQ; from the coding sequence ATGAAACGTTATTATAATTCCCTGTTGTACTTATGCCTGGCTTTGGTGACAGGGTTGATGAGCTGTGATGATTTTGGGGACATGAACGTGAACCCCACAAAAAGCAGCAACATGGACCCTGCACTTCAGCTTGCGCTGATCCAGGCAAGGTTTTCCGGGGACCTCGAATCCAATGAACGTGTAGGCACTTTTAACTGTATGCCTATGGTACAACAACTGGGTGGTGCATGGGCCTGCCAGTATGGAGGTTTTTATGTGAAGCAGCAGCAATATATGAGCATCCTCTGGGAGTTGAACTACCCGAATGATATCCTGAATATTGCAGATGCGGTGAACCGCTCTAAGGACGATCCGAAAAAGCAGAACCTGCATAACATCTGCCGCATTATGAAGGTCTATGTGTTTGCCAGGTTAACAGACCTCTATGGAGATATCCCTTATTCAGAAGCATCTTCCGGTTACAGCAAAGGAATTGTACATCCTAAATACGATAAGCAGGCAGATATCTATGACGATTTCTTCAAAGAACTCACAGAAGCTTCCACTGCGCTGGACCCTGCCAAGGACCAGGTAGCACAGGACCAGTTCTATAAAGGAGACATTGCTGCCTGGAAGAAATTTGCGAACTCATTACATCTCCGATTGGCGATGCGGCTGGTAAAACGGGATGAAAATAAAGCAAAGGCAGAAGTACAGAAAGCATTTGCCCGCGGTGTGTTCAGTAAAAATGAAGATGTGTGTAAGATGACGCATGAGAATGTGCAGAACAATTATGAGGATGTAAGAGGAAATGGCCTTTCTGCTTCCATCAACCAGGGAGAGTTGGTGCCTTACCGTTATAACCAGGTATTCATCAATGCGCTCCGCAATACCAACGATCCCCGCCTGGAGCATATGGCCAGGTATTACATAGATATCCCTTACAAGTTTATGGAACGGCTGGATGTTACAGAGCAGGTAAGAGCGGTAGTGGGATATACCGGTTGCAATAATGGTGATTTTGTGTGGGACGACTGGAAGAGCACATTTACCATTACCGTTCCCGGCCGCGGAGATTTTGAGATCGGCAACAACGGGCAAAAGATCCAGCTGGCTAATTTCCTCATTGCCAACAATGCACCTTTCCTGCATCTTACTTATGCAGAAACAGAATTGTTACTGGCCGAAGCCTGTTTCCGCTGGGGGCTTAACCTCAATGGCGATTATACCACACACTACAATAATGGTATAGAAGCAGGGATCCGTCAGCTGAGCTTTTATCCCGGCGGCCCCACTATTGAAACAGCAAAGATCACACAGTATAAAGCAGATAACGTGCTAGCGCCTGGCAGGGAATTGCAGATGATCAATCACCAGCTTTGGGTGGTGCTGTTCATGAATGGCCCAGAGGCATATGCTAACTGGCGCAGGTCAGGCTTCCCGCAATTGACACCAGGTTATAAACCCGGCTATTCCAACATCAATACCATACCACGCCGTTTTGAATATCCGCTGTCTGAGAAAGAGCAGAATAAAGTGAACTACGATAAAGCCTTGCAGGATATGGGCGGAAATGATGACTGGACGGCCCGCGTATGGTGGGACAAGCAATAA
- a CDS encoding RNA polymerase sigma factor yields the protein MQRAAVYPDERILIEKIKAGDPHAKHWLYDQYAALVYGLLLQLFPHKQDANNALVRTFVHVFKNIEEYYHSGGISLFSWIMKQARETAEAEIPYAGLTGNDISILAKSGLMQFSSTLSVECRDVFNQCYCMGLSRSVVAARLGLPEQQVFLLLQQAMIAFRKFSNNN from the coding sequence TTGCAACGAGCAGCAGTGTACCCCGATGAGCGCATTTTAATTGAAAAGATAAAAGCCGGAGATCCCCACGCAAAGCATTGGTTATATGACCAATATGCTGCGCTTGTGTATGGGCTTTTATTACAGTTGTTCCCGCACAAGCAGGATGCTAACAATGCGTTGGTAAGAACATTTGTTCATGTTTTCAAAAATATCGAAGAATATTATCATTCCGGCGGAATATCCTTATTTTCGTGGATAATGAAACAGGCGAGGGAAACTGCCGAAGCAGAAATCCCTTACGCCGGATTAACTGGTAATGATATAAGCATCCTAGCAAAAAGTGGTTTAATGCAATTTAGCAGTACGCTTAGCGTTGAATGCCGTGACGTATTCAACCAGTGTTACTGCATGGGACTCTCCAGATCAGTTGTGGCAGCCCGCCTGGGTTTACCCGAGCAACAGGTGTTTCTCTTATTACAGCAGGCGATGATAGCATTCAGAAAATTTTCCAATAACAATTGA
- a CDS encoding FecR family protein — protein MLHSHSTAEELLLIDSFLHYCKGTPEEDVLYWEQMLQEHPQLLPEVERARELYLTMQGYPPISLKTAALQRLKDSLDAQEVTTPVRKLSYKWIAAASVVAIALASFLVFNNKKEKSIHYTPLAETGLQDRTRLTLPDGSSVLLSTASRLQLSDNFNKGDRSVYLDGEAYFDVKSNASLPFTVITSKTATTVLGTAFKVRSYPADHNAQIMLASGKVRVEAQSKTMELTPGEEAICEDGAGIKKANYQPENMQRWIQRKVEFVNADLDQISKTLEEYYGVKVKLEKRPTGKAVRFTGVFNNQQLNVVLDAISFTNEFTYRLENNEVVIRF, from the coding sequence ATGCTGCATTCGCATTCTACCGCAGAAGAATTACTGCTGATCGATTCATTCCTCCACTACTGTAAAGGTACCCCGGAAGAAGATGTACTATACTGGGAGCAGATGCTCCAGGAGCATCCGCAATTGTTGCCTGAAGTGGAAAGAGCCCGCGAATTATACCTCACCATGCAAGGATATCCCCCCATTTCCCTGAAGACCGCAGCCCTTCAAAGATTGAAGGACAGTCTTGATGCCCAGGAAGTTACCACACCCGTACGCAAACTTTCCTATAAATGGATCGCCGCTGCCAGTGTTGTGGCCATCGCCCTGGCTTCTTTCCTGGTGTTTAATAATAAGAAAGAAAAAAGCATCCATTATACACCACTTGCAGAAACAGGACTGCAGGACCGTACCCGCCTGACCCTCCCTGACGGTTCTTCCGTTCTCCTCAGCACTGCCAGCAGGTTGCAGCTGAGCGATAACTTCAACAAAGGAGACCGTTCTGTTTACCTGGATGGGGAAGCCTACTTCGACGTAAAATCAAATGCCAGCCTTCCTTTTACTGTGATCACCAGCAAAACCGCTACCACTGTGCTAGGTACAGCATTTAAAGTGCGCAGTTACCCCGCAGACCACAATGCACAGATCATGCTGGCATCTGGTAAAGTGAGAGTAGAAGCGCAATCTAAAACCATGGAATTAACCCCGGGAGAAGAAGCGATCTGTGAAGATGGCGCAGGAATTAAAAAAGCGAACTATCAGCCTGAGAATATGCAGCGATGGATCCAGCGTAAAGTTGAGTTTGTAAACGCAGACCTGGATCAGATATCAAAGACCCTCGAAGAATACTATGGAGTAAAAGTGAAATTGGAGAAACGCCCCACCGGAAAGGCCGTAAGGTTCACCGGTGTATTTAACAACCAACAACTGAATGTAGTACTGGACGCAATCAGCTTTACCAATGAGTTCACTTACCGCCTCGAAAACAATGAGGTAGTGATCCGCTTTTAA
- a CDS encoding type II asparaginase codes for MKPYTYFVFVLFSSLQVSAQQQNKLPNVVILATGGTIAGAGTSSVGTAYTAGKLPIDALLNALPEARKIANLTGEQVASVGSQSMHDSVWLKLAKRINELAAKPEVDGIVITHGTDTEGETGYFLQLTVKTEKPVVLAGAMRSATAISADGPMNLYNAIVTASNKKSSNRGVLVCMNDHIFSAREVTKTNTTNVATFQSPNTGPLGTVFDGKVEYYHSILRKHTVQTEFDISQVNSLPKVDILYGYANMNPVLLEAVVNDKAQGVVIAGVGNGNLYPTVEARVKDITRKGVIIVRSSRTGSGRVTLNSETDDAALGTIVADDLNPQKARILLQLALLKTKDPKKIQEMFFKY; via the coding sequence ATGAAACCATACACCTACTTCGTCTTTGTTTTGTTTTCTTCTTTACAGGTATCCGCACAGCAGCAAAACAAACTGCCCAATGTGGTGATCCTGGCAACCGGCGGTACTATTGCAGGTGCCGGTACATCCAGTGTGGGCACTGCTTACACAGCCGGTAAGTTACCCATCGATGCATTACTGAATGCCTTACCGGAAGCGCGCAAAATTGCGAACCTTACCGGAGAGCAGGTAGCCTCCGTAGGAAGCCAGTCTATGCACGACAGTGTTTGGCTGAAGCTGGCCAAAAGGATCAATGAGCTGGCCGCAAAGCCGGAAGTGGATGGCATTGTGATCACACATGGTACTGATACAGAAGGGGAGACGGGCTACTTTTTACAGCTGACCGTAAAAACAGAAAAACCCGTAGTGCTGGCTGGCGCTATGCGTTCTGCCACGGCTATTTCTGCAGATGGCCCCATGAATTTATACAATGCCATCGTTACCGCATCCAATAAAAAATCATCGAACAGGGGCGTACTGGTATGTATGAACGACCATATATTTTCCGCCCGGGAAGTGACTAAAACCAACACCACCAATGTGGCTACTTTCCAAAGTCCGAACACCGGCCCCCTGGGTACAGTGTTCGATGGGAAGGTGGAATATTACCACAGCATCCTGCGTAAACACACGGTTCAGACAGAATTTGATATCAGCCAGGTGAATTCTTTGCCGAAAGTAGATATCTTGTACGGCTATGCCAATATGAATCCTGTGCTGCTGGAAGCGGTGGTGAATGATAAAGCACAGGGAGTTGTAATTGCCGGAGTGGGCAATGGTAACCTATACCCGACTGTGGAAGCCCGTGTGAAAGACATTACCCGAAAAGGTGTGATCATAGTACGCTCTTCGCGTACAGGCAGTGGAAGGGTTACCCTTAACTCCGAAACAGATGACGCTGCGCTGGGAACAATTGTAGCTGACGATCTTAATCCACAGAAAGCACGCATCCTTTTGCAACTGGCATTGTTAAAAACCAAAGATCCAAAGAAGATCCAGGAGATGTTCTTTAAGTATTAA
- a CDS encoding glycosyl hydrolase family 18 protein, which yields MHKKIYILLVSLLALMACGKERIKDPEFGAGDYPRIYDIRNVFVSPVQILAPGQPANFTGLLYSPAGKVKISWKVNGEQKSTDTTFSFTPPAPGEYTLLLDVEYGGLKSTRSSNILVPPPTYTLKPYNKVVNAYLSDAGTAKSLNYEQLTHVTFQAGRVSSDGTVDFAAGETNQRMDEVVARGHIAGKAVLLGLTGRLSAVDGWAIYEANDFGQAIKDPATRAALVNTVKNYVTTKKLDGVDVMMSDVNSGAYAANQAAMAPFITELKAALPANAIVTATVGAGWQHWDYPSLAAATWVNVRAFEDGIHVGPAAPRGQASSYDYMVAAAKIWTDFHLPADKLVIGIPAFGLRYNAIDANGNNEGWASYDYVPYRTILGMDPAAAGKEKVDKNFGIYYNGQPLAKRKADQIKLAGFKGAYLWAVDFDSNDDKSLLKEIYNALK from the coding sequence ATGCATAAGAAAATATACATACTGCTGGTGTCCCTTCTTGCATTGATGGCTTGCGGCAAAGAAAGGATCAAAGATCCTGAATTTGGCGCCGGGGATTATCCGCGCATTTATGATATCAGGAACGTTTTTGTTTCACCAGTGCAGATCCTGGCACCAGGGCAGCCGGCTAATTTTACCGGGCTGTTATATTCACCTGCAGGTAAAGTGAAAATATCCTGGAAGGTGAATGGGGAACAGAAATCAACAGACACCACCTTTTCTTTCACACCACCTGCTCCCGGAGAATATACCTTATTACTGGATGTAGAATATGGCGGATTGAAGAGCACCCGTTCTTCCAATATTTTAGTACCTCCACCTACCTATACACTGAAGCCCTACAATAAAGTAGTGAATGCTTATCTCTCTGATGCAGGCACTGCTAAAAGTCTGAACTATGAACAACTCACACATGTGACCTTCCAGGCCGGCCGTGTTTCTTCAGATGGTACGGTAGATTTTGCTGCAGGAGAAACCAATCAAAGGATGGATGAAGTGGTGGCACGTGGGCACATTGCAGGTAAAGCAGTATTGCTGGGCCTTACGGGGAGACTTTCTGCTGTTGACGGATGGGCTATTTACGAAGCCAATGATTTTGGGCAGGCCATTAAAGATCCGGCTACGCGTGCGGCATTGGTAAACACCGTAAAGAATTATGTAACCACTAAAAAACTGGATGGTGTGGATGTGATGATGAGTGATGTGAACTCCGGTGCTTATGCTGCCAACCAGGCTGCCATGGCTCCTTTTATCACTGAACTGAAAGCAGCCCTGCCGGCAAATGCTATTGTTACTGCAACAGTGGGTGCAGGATGGCAGCACTGGGATTATCCGAGTCTTGCTGCAGCTACCTGGGTAAATGTAAGAGCATTTGAAGATGGTATTCATGTTGGCCCGGCGGCGCCACGCGGACAGGCTTCCAGTTATGATTATATGGTGGCTGCTGCTAAGATCTGGACGGACTTTCATCTTCCCGCAGATAAACTGGTGATCGGTATTCCGGCTTTCGGTTTACGCTATAATGCCATAGATGCAAACGGTAATAATGAGGGATGGGCGTCTTACGATTATGTGCCTTACAGAACTATCCTGGGAATGGATCCTGCTGCGGCAGGTAAGGAGAAAGTGGACAAAAACTTTGGTATTTACTATAATGGCCAGCCGTTGGCAAAGAGGAAAGCAGACCAGATCAAACTGGCCGGCTTCAAAGGAGCTTACCTCTGGGCGGTGGATTTTGACAGTAATGATGATAAGTCCCTGCTGAAGGAAATATATAACGCATTGAAATAG
- a CDS encoding SusC/RagA family TonB-linked outer membrane protein, with protein sequence MTKTLPRSCMMFAMLLLWQAITTFAHGQQKKYSFNWENVALSSVFKQIEQAANVRFSYNPSGIKENTPIHLRIDSQQLDAVVARLCQAINSNYRITDNIVMIRPTSGPTEVAVHALQGRVVNEKGEALPGVTVHNLRLKKAVHTIDNGTYTIEASQGDRIEFTMIGFESLVRVAGSEGSVLNITLKEKVTELGAVVVTALGIRREARALGYAHAEVSGDDMKRARETNVINSLAGKVPGLVINSTAGGPAGSSRVIIRGNTTITGNNQPLYVVDGVPIDNSNYGQVGSEKYSSGFDFGDAISAINPDDIETISVLKGPSASALYGSRAGHGVILITTKKGTLKKTLGIELNSTATMEKQLTRFDDYQYEYGQGTGGTIPRDKDQARTTLFSNFGARLDPNLPVTGFDGKLRPYGLVRNNIENFFRTGSTFTNTISLTSSTDNTAFRLSLSDLRNNDIVPNSDMNRNTVNFSSNSKFGKKLTVDAKVMYMREKVNNRPALGDDAGNIGNSFVGLANNVDQEIFSTGYKNINGDYVDWGGGEYRLNPYWVINEMQNTTKKDRVIGNLVANYQFKDWISLQGRFSTDFTYFNYRKFSPPSTPGSITGRYEGVDQKYQTTEADLLLTLQKQFTPKWYAAARLGTSLSQYSKPGTDLLATDMQVKDVISFNSFNDKVVEDLESRKRINSFYGLFSVAYKNWAYLDASVRRDAASTLPKDVNSYIYGSLSGSFVFSDALNLKGKTLSYGKLRASVAEVGNDTDPFMDGLYYSLAPYPINGQALGRVDGKIMPITDLKPTRTRSFEVGTEMKFLNNIGVDVTYYSQDSRDQINYLPAPTSSGFTQRLINAGVISNSGWEIALSATPVNKGDFRWDISVNAARNKNVVKSLANGVPFLTLSDARWLGVSVVAQPNTPYGAILGYDYQYDAGGNVILDSITLTPLTTDNRKVLGKGTWDWTGGMTTSLSYKNFTFNAILDIKQGADLFSMTNLFAVIRGSHKTTLEGRQEWIHSEEERLAANKTAIEWKEMGNVRGYVPQGVVPNGMGPDGKQQYVKNTAAVDPGQYWSLFYSDNKGITTPFLYDASYIKMREMSLMYSVPSGLLKRIGINALTVAIVSRNPFILHKNVPNVDPDSNYNNGNGQGLEYGSLPSRRSWGLNLNARF encoded by the coding sequence ATGACTAAAACGTTACCACGTTCATGTATGATGTTTGCTATGCTATTGCTATGGCAGGCCATCACTACATTTGCCCATGGGCAGCAAAAAAAGTATTCTTTCAATTGGGAAAATGTAGCGCTTTCAAGTGTGTTCAAACAAATTGAGCAGGCTGCAAACGTTCGTTTTTCCTACAACCCCTCCGGCATTAAAGAGAACACACCTATTCATTTACGGATAGACAGTCAGCAACTGGATGCAGTTGTTGCACGGCTTTGCCAGGCTATCAATTCCAATTACAGGATCACAGATAACATTGTGATGATCCGCCCAACAAGTGGCCCGACAGAGGTGGCCGTCCATGCATTGCAAGGCAGGGTAGTGAATGAAAAAGGAGAAGCGCTGCCAGGCGTAACTGTACACAACCTGCGTCTCAAAAAAGCAGTGCATACAATAGACAATGGCACGTACACTATTGAAGCCAGCCAGGGAGACCGCATTGAATTCACCATGATAGGTTTTGAATCCCTGGTTCGTGTAGCGGGTTCTGAAGGCAGTGTATTAAACATCACCCTGAAAGAAAAAGTGACGGAACTGGGAGCTGTAGTGGTAACGGCACTCGGTATCCGCAGAGAGGCCCGCGCTTTAGGTTATGCGCATGCAGAGGTTTCCGGTGATGATATGAAAAGGGCCCGCGAAACAAATGTGATCAATTCCCTGGCCGGTAAAGTACCGGGCCTTGTGATCAATAGCACAGCAGGTGGTCCCGCAGGTTCGTCCCGTGTGATCATTCGTGGTAACACAACTATTACAGGTAATAACCAACCCCTGTATGTAGTGGATGGTGTACCTATCGATAACTCTAACTATGGCCAGGTAGGCAGTGAAAAATATTCCAGTGGTTTTGATTTCGGAGATGCCATCTCTGCCATCAACCCGGATGATATTGAAACCATCAGTGTACTGAAAGGCCCTTCTGCTTCTGCATTGTATGGAAGCCGCGCAGGTCATGGCGTTATCCTTATCACAACTAAAAAAGGAACGCTTAAAAAAACCCTTGGCATAGAACTGAACAGTACGGCCACGATGGAAAAACAACTCACCCGTTTTGATGATTATCAATATGAATACGGGCAGGGTACAGGTGGTACTATTCCCCGTGATAAAGACCAGGCAAGAACTACTTTGTTCAGCAACTTTGGCGCAAGGTTAGATCCTAATCTGCCCGTAACCGGCTTCGATGGCAAACTGCGGCCTTACGGACTGGTGCGCAATAACATCGAAAACTTCTTCCGCACCGGCTCTACTTTTACAAACACTATTTCTCTCACCAGCTCAACTGATAATACGGCCTTTCGTCTGTCTTTGTCCGACCTGCGTAATAACGACATTGTTCCCAATAGCGACATGAACCGCAACACGGTTAACTTTTCCAGCAATTCAAAATTCGGCAAGAAACTCACCGTGGATGCCAAAGTAATGTACATGCGGGAAAAAGTGAACAACCGCCCGGCGTTAGGAGATGATGCCGGTAACATTGGTAACTCTTTTGTGGGTTTGGCCAATAATGTGGACCAGGAAATTTTCTCTACCGGGTATAAAAATATAAACGGGGATTATGTTGACTGGGGTGGTGGAGAATACCGGCTCAATCCTTACTGGGTGATCAACGAAATGCAGAACACCACTAAGAAAGACCGTGTGATCGGGAACCTGGTAGCCAACTACCAGTTCAAAGACTGGATCAGTTTACAGGGAAGGTTCTCTACAGACTTCACTTATTTCAATTACCGCAAGTTCAGTCCTCCCAGCACACCGGGATCTATTACCGGAAGATATGAAGGGGTTGATCAGAAATACCAGACTACAGAAGCAGACCTCCTGCTTACACTGCAGAAACAATTCACGCCAAAATGGTATGCTGCTGCAAGGTTAGGTACCAGCCTTTCCCAATACTCCAAACCGGGTACCGATCTGCTGGCTACAGACATGCAGGTAAAAGATGTGATCAGCTTTAACAGCTTCAACGATAAAGTGGTGGAAGACCTGGAATCCCGCAAACGCATCAACTCATTCTATGGCTTGTTCAGTGTGGCATATAAGAACTGGGCGTATTTAGATGCATCCGTCCGCAGGGATGCTGCTTCTACTTTACCGAAGGATGTGAACTCCTATATCTACGGTTCTCTATCCGGTAGCTTTGTGTTCTCAGATGCATTAAATCTGAAAGGCAAAACACTGAGTTATGGTAAACTGCGGGCTTCTGTTGCTGAAGTGGGAAATGATACGGATCCTTTTATGGATGGATTGTATTACAGTCTTGCCCCATACCCTATTAATGGCCAGGCACTCGGGCGTGTTGATGGTAAAATAATGCCAATTACAGATCTGAAACCCACCCGCACCCGTTCTTTTGAAGTGGGCACGGAAATGAAATTCCTGAATAACATCGGTGTTGATGTAACCTATTATTCACAGGATTCAAGGGATCAGATCAATTACCTGCCTGCTCCTACTTCTTCAGGATTTACACAACGCCTGATCAATGCAGGCGTGATCTCTAACAGCGGATGGGAAATAGCACTTTCCGCCACGCCTGTCAATAAAGGAGATTTTAGATGGGATATCAGTGTGAATGCGGCACGTAATAAGAACGTAGTGAAATCACTGGCGAATGGTGTTCCATTCCTCACACTCTCCGATGCCCGCTGGCTGGGTGTTTCAGTTGTAGCACAACCTAATACGCCTTATGGCGCTATCCTTGGATATGATTACCAGTATGACGCGGGAGGTAATGTGATCCTGGATTCCATTACCCTTACGCCGCTTACCACAGATAACCGCAAGGTTTTAGGAAAAGGAACCTGGGACTGGACGGGTGGTATGACCACATCCCTCTCTTACAAGAATTTCACCTTCAATGCTATCCTGGATATTAAGCAGGGCGCAGATCTCTTTTCCATGACCAATCTTTTTGCGGTGATACGTGGTAGTCATAAAACCACATTGGAAGGCCGGCAGGAATGGATCCATTCAGAGGAAGAAAGGCTGGCTGCCAATAAAACGGCGATAGAATGGAAAGAGATGGGAAATGTACGGGGATATGTTCCGCAGGGCGTTGTACCCAACGGCATGGGACCTGATGGTAAACAGCAGTATGTGAAGAATACGGCTGCGGTAGATCCTGGTCAGTACTGGTCACTGTTTTATAGTGATAACAAGGGCATCACCACTCCTTTCCTATATGATGCATCCTACATTAAAATGCGCGAAATGTCTTTGATGTACAGTGTGCCATCCGGTCTTTTAAAACGGATCGGCATCAATGCTTTAACGGTGGCTATTGTTAGTCGTAATCCTTTCATCCTGCATAAAAATGTGCCGAATGTAGACCCTGATTCCAACTATAACAATGGTAACGGCCAGGGCCTGGAATATGGTTCCCTGCCTTCCCGCAGAAGCTGGGGTTTGAACCTGAATGCAAGGTTCTGA